A portion of the Pseudomonas protegens CHA0 genome contains these proteins:
- the smc gene encoding chromosome segregation protein SMC: MRLKCIKLAGFKSFVDPTTVNFPSNMAAVVGPNGCGKSNIIDAVRWVMGESSAKNLRGESMTDVIFNGSTSRKPVSQASIELVFDNSDGTLVGEYAAYAEISIRRKVTRDSQNSYFLNGAKCRRRDITDIFLGTGLGSRSYSIIEQGMISKLIEAKPEDLRNFIEEAAGISKYKERRRETENRIRRTHENLARLTDLREELERQLERLHRQAQAAEKYQEYKAEERQLKAQLSALRWQALNEQVGQRESVIGSQEVSFEALVAEQRNADAAIERFRDGHHELSERFNLVQGRFYSVGGDIARVEQSIQHGQQRLRQLQDDLKEAERARLETESHLGHDRTLLATLGEELAMLEPEQEVTAAAAEEAAATLEEAETTMHGWQEQWDAFNLSSAEPRRQAEVQQSRIQQLEGSMERLSERQRRLGEERELLSADPEDAAILELNEQLAASEATLEDLQASEESQVERLEQLRQQLQQATQAQQQAQGELQRLNGRLASLEALQQAALDPATGTAEWLREQQLAERPRLADGMHVEAGWELAVETVLGADLQAVLVDDFTGLDLAGFQQGDLRLLSQQGDAMRIPGSLLDKVESTVDLSPWLGQVKPVENLEQALALRGQLAAGQSLISRDGYWVGRHFLRVRRASEAESGVLARGQEIQQLTQERDEREASVEALESQLLNLRAQQRQQENGREHLRRLLQDEARQQGELKAKLSAGKAKAEQLTLRRTRLDEELVELGEQRELEHEQIGEARLQLQDALDSMALDTEQRELLLAQRDSLRERLDRVRQEARQHKDHAHQLAVRMGSLKAQHDSTRQALERLELQSERLTEKREQLSLNLEEGEAPLEELRLKLEELLEKRMTVDVELKTAQIALEDADRELRDAEKRRNQAEQQSQLIRGQLEQQRMEWQALTVRRKTLQEQLLADGYDLDGVLATLTAEASEQAAEEELERIAARIQRLGAINLAAIDEYQQQSERKRYLDAQDADLVEALETLENVIRKIDKETRNRFKDTFDQINGGLQALFPKVFGGGSAYLELTGEDLLDTGVTIMARPPGKKNSTIHLLSGGEKALTALALVFAIFKLNPAPFCMLDEVDAPLDDANVGRYARLVKEMSQTVQFIYITHNKIAMEMADQLMGVTMHEPGCSRLVAVDVEEAMAMVDA; the protein is encoded by the coding sequence GTGCGACTCAAGTGCATCAAGCTGGCGGGGTTCAAGTCCTTCGTCGATCCGACTACGGTGAACTTCCCCAGTAACATGGCGGCGGTGGTCGGGCCCAATGGCTGCGGCAAGTCGAACATCATCGACGCCGTGCGCTGGGTCATGGGCGAAAGTTCGGCGAAGAACCTGCGCGGCGAGTCGATGACCGACGTCATCTTCAATGGCTCCACCAGCCGCAAGCCGGTGAGCCAAGCCAGCATCGAACTGGTGTTCGACAACTCCGATGGCACCCTGGTGGGTGAGTACGCCGCCTATGCGGAAATTTCCATTCGCCGCAAGGTGACCCGCGACAGCCAGAACAGTTATTTCCTCAACGGCGCCAAATGTCGCCGTCGGGATATCACCGACATCTTCCTCGGCACCGGCCTGGGGTCACGCAGCTACTCGATCATCGAGCAGGGCATGATCTCCAAGCTGATCGAAGCCAAGCCCGAGGATTTGCGCAACTTCATCGAGGAAGCCGCGGGCATCTCCAAGTACAAGGAGCGCCGGCGCGAGACGGAAAACCGCATCCGCCGCACTCACGAGAACCTCGCCCGCCTGACCGACCTGCGCGAAGAGCTGGAGCGTCAGCTCGAACGCTTGCATCGCCAGGCCCAGGCCGCCGAGAAGTATCAGGAGTACAAGGCCGAGGAGCGCCAGCTCAAGGCGCAACTGTCGGCCCTGCGCTGGCAGGCCCTGAATGAGCAGGTGGGCCAGCGCGAGTCGGTGATCGGTAGCCAGGAAGTCAGCTTCGAGGCCCTGGTGGCCGAGCAGCGCAACGCCGATGCCGCCATCGAACGCTTTCGCGACGGGCACCACGAGCTCTCCGAACGCTTCAATCTGGTGCAGGGGCGCTTCTATTCGGTGGGCGGTGACATCGCCCGGGTCGAGCAGAGCATCCAGCATGGCCAGCAGCGCCTGCGGCAGTTGCAGGACGACCTCAAGGAAGCCGAGCGCGCGCGCCTGGAAACCGAGTCGCACCTGGGGCACGACCGCACCTTGCTGGCGACCCTGGGGGAAGAGCTGGCCATGCTCGAACCCGAGCAGGAAGTCACCGCCGCCGCAGCCGAAGAAGCCGCCGCGACCCTGGAAGAAGCCGAAACCACCATGCACGGCTGGCAGGAGCAGTGGGACGCCTTCAACCTGAGTTCCGCGGAACCGCGGCGCCAGGCGGAAGTGCAGCAGTCACGCATCCAGCAGCTCGAAGGCAGCATGGAGCGGCTGTCCGAGCGCCAGCGGCGTCTGGGGGAGGAGCGCGAGTTGCTTTCGGCCGACCCGGAAGACGCTGCGATCCTCGAACTCAACGAACAACTGGCCGCCAGTGAGGCGACCCTGGAAGACCTGCAAGCCAGCGAGGAGTCTCAGGTCGAGCGCCTGGAACAACTGCGCCAGCAATTGCAGCAGGCGACCCAGGCACAGCAGCAGGCCCAGGGTGAATTGCAGCGCCTCAATGGCCGGCTGGCCTCCCTGGAAGCCTTGCAGCAGGCCGCGCTGGACCCCGCTACTGGCACCGCCGAGTGGTTGCGTGAGCAGCAGTTGGCCGAGCGTCCGCGCCTGGCCGATGGCATGCATGTGGAAGCGGGCTGGGAGCTGGCGGTGGAAACCGTGCTTGGCGCGGATCTGCAGGCGGTGCTGGTGGACGATTTTACCGGTCTTGACCTCGCGGGTTTCCAGCAAGGCGATCTGCGCCTGCTGAGCCAGCAAGGCGATGCAATGCGCATCCCCGGCAGCCTGCTGGACAAGGTGGAATCCACGGTGGATCTGTCGCCTTGGCTGGGTCAGGTCAAACCGGTGGAAAACCTCGAACAGGCCCTGGCCTTGCGTGGGCAACTGGCTGCCGGACAGAGCCTGATCAGCCGCGATGGCTACTGGGTCGGCCGGCATTTTTTGCGGGTGCGCCGAGCCAGCGAAGCGGAAAGCGGCGTGCTGGCCCGGGGTCAGGAAATCCAGCAATTGACCCAGGAGCGCGATGAGCGCGAAGCCAGTGTCGAGGCCCTGGAAAGCCAGTTGCTCAACCTGCGGGCCCAGCAGCGCCAGCAGGAGAACGGTCGCGAGCATCTGCGCCGTCTGCTGCAGGACGAAGCCCGCCAGCAAGGTGAGCTGAAGGCCAAGCTGTCTGCCGGCAAGGCCAAGGCCGAACAACTGACCTTGCGGCGTACCCGTCTCGATGAAGAGCTGGTGGAGCTTGGCGAACAGCGCGAGCTGGAACACGAACAGATTGGGGAGGCGCGCCTGCAATTGCAGGACGCTCTCGACAGCATGGCCCTGGACACCGAGCAGCGTGAGCTGCTGCTGGCCCAGCGCGACAGCCTGCGCGAGCGTCTTGACCGGGTGCGCCAGGAAGCGCGCCAGCACAAGGATCACGCCCACCAGTTGGCAGTGCGCATGGGCTCGCTCAAGGCCCAGCACGATTCCACCCGGCAGGCTCTGGAGCGTCTGGAGCTGCAATCCGAGCGTCTGACCGAGAAGCGCGAACAACTCAGCCTCAACCTGGAAGAAGGCGAGGCGCCATTGGAAGAGTTGCGCCTGAAGCTCGAAGAGCTGCTGGAAAAGCGCATGACCGTGGATGTGGAGCTCAAGACCGCGCAGATCGCCCTGGAAGATGCCGACCGCGAACTGCGCGATGCCGAGAAGCGCCGCAACCAGGCCGAGCAGCAGTCGCAGTTGATTCGTGGCCAGTTGGAGCAGCAGCGCATGGAATGGCAAGCCCTGACCGTGCGCCGCAAGACCTTGCAGGAGCAACTGCTGGCCGACGGCTACGACCTGGACGGCGTGCTGGCGACCCTGACCGCAGAAGCCAGCGAGCAGGCCGCCGAAGAAGAGCTGGAACGGATTGCCGCACGGATCCAGCGCCTGGGCGCAATCAACCTGGCGGCCATCGACGAGTATCAGCAGCAGTCCGAGCGCAAGCGCTATCTGGATGCCCAGGACGCCGACCTGGTGGAGGCATTGGAAACCCTGGAGAACGTGATCCGCAAGATCGACAAGGAAACCCGTAATCGATTCAAAGATACATTTGATCAGATCAACGGTGGTTTGCAGGCACTCTTTCCAAAAGTTTTCGGTGGCGGCAGCGCTTATTTGGAACTGACGGGCGAAGATCTACTCGATACAGGGGTAACGATCATGGCGCGTCCTCCGGGCAAGAAGAACAGCACCATTCATTTGCTCTCCGGTGGCGAAAAGGCATTGACCGCATTGGCCCTGGTATTTGCCATCTTCAAGTTGAACCCGGCGCCGTTCTGCATGCTCGACGAAGTTGACGCACCGCTGGATGACGCTAACGTTGGACGCTACGCGAGATTGGTTAAAGAGATGTCGCAGACCGTGCAGTTCATCTATATCACCCACAACAAGATCGCCATGGAAATGGCTGATCAGTTGATGGGGGTAACGATGCACGAACCCGGTTGTTCGCGCCTGGTAGCCGTGGATGTCGAGGAGGCGATGGCGATGGTGGACGCTTGA
- the zipA gene encoding cell division protein ZipA, with amino-acid sequence MEIGLREWLIVIGIIVIAGILFDGWRRMRGGKGKLKFRLDRSLSNLPDDEGSAELLGPPRVLDTHKEPQLDEHDLPSVSMPAREPRESSSSKRGKRGGEPHQGDLNLDLDLDSGPSFSSRDDDFPVEESKSASHSDKDQPQAEEVLVISVICRDAAGFKGPALLQNILESGLRFGEMDIFHRHESMAGNGEVLFSMANAVKPGVFDLDDIDHFSTPAVSFFLGLPGPRHPKQAFDVMVAAARKLSQELNGELKDDQRSVLTAQTIEHYRQRIVEFERRALTQKR; translated from the coding sequence ATGGAAATCGGTCTGCGCGAGTGGCTGATCGTCATCGGCATTATTGTTATCGCCGGTATTCTTTTTGATGGCTGGCGGCGTATGCGCGGCGGCAAGGGGAAGTTGAAGTTCCGTCTTGATCGAAGTCTTTCCAATCTGCCGGACGATGAAGGCAGTGCCGAGCTGTTGGGCCCGCCCCGCGTTCTGGATACCCATAAAGAGCCGCAGTTGGACGAGCATGACCTGCCGTCGGTCAGCATGCCTGCCCGCGAACCGCGGGAAAGCTCTTCGTCCAAGCGCGGCAAGCGCGGTGGCGAGCCGCATCAGGGCGACCTCAACCTGGACCTGGATCTGGACAGTGGCCCGAGCTTCAGCAGCCGCGACGATGATTTCCCGGTTGAGGAAAGCAAGTCCGCGAGCCACAGCGACAAGGACCAGCCGCAAGCCGAAGAAGTGCTGGTGATCAGCGTGATCTGCCGCGACGCTGCCGGCTTCAAGGGGCCGGCCCTGTTGCAGAACATCCTGGAAAGCGGCCTGCGTTTTGGCGAGATGGATATTTTCCACCGCCACGAAAGCATGGCTGGCAACGGCGAGGTGCTGTTCTCCATGGCCAACGCGGTCAAGCCGGGCGTGTTCGACCTGGACGATATCGACCACTTCAGCACCCCGGCTGTCAGCTTCTTCCTCGGCCTGCCGGGCCCGCGTCACCCCAAGCAAGCCTTCGACGTGATGGTGGCGGCGGCGCGCAAGTTGTCTCAGGAGCTCAATGGCGAGCTCAAGGACGATCAACGCAGCGTCCTGACTGCCCAGACCATCGAACACTACCGCCAGCGCATCGTCGAATTCGAACGCCGCGCCCTGACCCAAAAGCGCTAA
- the ligA gene encoding NAD-dependent DNA ligase LigA, translating to MTAAETRILELRAELDQHNYRYHVLDEPSIPDAEYDRLFRELKALEAEHPELVTSDSPTQRVGSAALSAFTQVRHEIPMLSLGNAFEEVDMREFDRRVNEGLDLPAGDLFGGGAAVEYSCEPKLDGLAVSLLYQDGVLVRGATRGDGTTGEDISVNVRTVRNIPLKLQGSGWPATLEVRGEVFMSKAGFERLNAAQLEAGGKTFANPRNAAAGSLRQLDSKITASRPLEFCCYGLGQVSADIADTHIGNLERLKQWGMPISRELRLAKGIDECLDYYREIGERRNALPYEIDGVVFKVNSIASQRELGFRAREPRWAIAHKFPAMEELTELLDVEFQVGRTGAVTPVARLQPVKVAGVTVSNATLHNMDEVARLGLMIGDTVIIRRAGDVIPQVVQVVTERRPENARPVQIPESCPVCGSHVERTQLVKRSKGRETVSEGAVYRCVGRLACGAQLKQAIIHFVSRRAMDIEGLGDKTIEQLVDENLIASPADLYRLKYEQIIDLEGFAEVSSNKLLKAIEDSKRPALARFIYALGIPDVGEETAKVLARSLGSLERVQQALPQVLTYLPDVGLEVAHEIHSFFEDSHNQEVIGSLLAADQCGLVLQDQGELGAEFAASTTLGGMLDKLNIPSVGPGAAQKLADKFGSLQGVIEADWLDMRQALPEKQAKAVREFFDNPANAQLAQAIEQQLQAFGMHWQSEKKVVAGLSLAGQTWVLTGSLELMSRDVAKDKLESLGAKVAGSVSAKTHCVVAGPGAGSKLAKANELGLKVLDEEAFVAFLTEHGVPT from the coding sequence ATGACCGCCGCCGAAACCCGCATTCTTGAGCTGCGCGCTGAGCTGGACCAGCACAACTACCGCTACCACGTACTGGATGAACCCAGCATCCCGGATGCGGAATACGACCGGCTGTTCCGTGAGCTCAAGGCCCTGGAAGCCGAGCACCCTGAACTGGTGACCAGCGATTCGCCAACCCAGCGTGTCGGCAGCGCAGCGCTTTCGGCCTTCACCCAGGTGCGTCATGAAATCCCCATGCTCAGCCTCGGCAACGCTTTCGAGGAAGTCGACATGCGCGAGTTCGATCGCCGGGTCAACGAAGGCCTGGACCTGCCGGCCGGTGATCTGTTCGGTGGCGGCGCGGCGGTGGAGTACAGCTGCGAGCCCAAGCTCGATGGCCTGGCAGTCAGCCTGCTGTACCAGGATGGCGTACTGGTACGCGGCGCCACCCGTGGCGATGGCACCACCGGTGAAGACATCAGCGTCAATGTGCGTACCGTGCGCAACATTCCCCTCAAGCTGCAAGGCAGTGGCTGGCCGGCAACCCTGGAAGTGCGCGGTGAAGTGTTCATGTCCAAGGCCGGCTTCGAGCGCCTGAACGCTGCGCAACTGGAAGCGGGCGGCAAGACTTTCGCCAACCCGCGCAACGCAGCGGCGGGCAGCCTGCGCCAGCTGGATTCGAAGATCACCGCCAGTCGGCCCCTGGAGTTCTGCTGCTATGGCCTGGGCCAGGTCAGCGCGGACATCGCCGACACCCATATCGGCAACCTTGAACGGTTGAAGCAGTGGGGCATGCCCATCAGTCGTGAACTGCGGCTGGCCAAGGGCATCGACGAATGCCTGGACTACTACCGCGAGATCGGCGAGCGGCGCAATGCGTTGCCTTATGAGATCGACGGCGTGGTGTTCAAGGTCAACAGCATCGCCTCCCAGCGGGAACTGGGTTTCCGTGCCCGGGAACCGCGCTGGGCCATCGCCCACAAGTTTCCGGCCATGGAAGAACTCACCGAGTTGCTGGACGTGGAGTTCCAGGTCGGTCGTACCGGTGCCGTGACGCCGGTGGCGCGCTTGCAGCCGGTCAAGGTGGCTGGGGTCACTGTATCCAACGCTACTTTGCACAACATGGATGAAGTGGCGCGCCTGGGCTTGATGATCGGTGACACGGTGATCATCCGCCGTGCCGGCGACGTGATTCCGCAAGTGGTGCAAGTGGTGACCGAGCGTCGTCCGGAGAACGCCCGCCCGGTGCAGATCCCCGAGAGCTGCCCGGTCTGTGGTTCCCACGTAGAGCGCACGCAACTGGTCAAGCGCAGCAAGGGCCGGGAAACCGTCAGCGAAGGTGCGGTGTATCGCTGCGTTGGCCGGCTGGCCTGCGGGGCCCAGCTCAAGCAGGCGATCATCCATTTTGTGTCCCGTCGTGCCATGGATATCGAAGGCCTGGGGGACAAGACCATCGAACAGTTGGTGGACGAGAACCTTATTGCCTCGCCGGCTGATCTCTACAGGCTCAAATACGAGCAGATCATCGACCTGGAAGGCTTTGCCGAGGTGTCCAGCAACAAACTGCTCAAGGCCATCGAAGACAGCAAGCGTCCGGCCCTGGCGCGCTTCATCTATGCCCTGGGTATCCCGGATGTCGGCGAGGAAACCGCCAAGGTCCTGGCGCGCTCCCTGGGCAGCCTGGAACGGGTTCAGCAGGCACTGCCGCAAGTGCTGACCTATCTGCCGGATGTCGGTCTGGAAGTGGCTCACGAAATCCACAGCTTCTTTGAGGACAGTCATAACCAGGAAGTCATCGGTTCCCTGCTGGCGGCAGATCAATGCGGCCTGGTACTGCAGGATCAGGGCGAACTGGGCGCCGAATTCGCCGCCAGCACCACCCTGGGCGGCATGCTCGACAAGCTCAACATCCCTTCAGTAGGCCCGGGCGCCGCGCAGAAACTGGCGGACAAGTTCGGCTCACTGCAAGGCGTGATCGAGGCCGACTGGCTGGACATGCGCCAGGCGCTGCCGGAGAAGCAGGCCAAGGCGGTGCGTGAATTCTTCGACAACCCGGCCAATGCACAACTGGCCCAGGCCATCGAGCAGCAGCTGCAGGCCTTTGGCATGCATTGGCAAAGCGAGAAGAAGGTGGTTGCGGGCCTGTCGCTGGCGGGGCAGACCTGGGTGCTTACGGGCTCCCTGGAACTGATGAGCCGCGACGTGGCCAAGGACAAGCTGGAAAGCCTTGGTGCCAAGGTGGCGGGTTCGGTCTCGGCGAAGACTCACTGCGTGGTGGCCGGCCCCGGCGCCGGTTCCAAACTGGCCAAGGCCAACGAACTGGGGCTCAAGGTGCTGGACGAAGAAGCCTTCGTGGCTTTCCTGACCGAGCACGGCGTCCCGACCTGA
- a CDS encoding putative zinc-binding metallopeptidase, whose protein sequence is MYRFFEQLSSRIAAPFVGDRSRNSKLWSCRCGQSLFFRNSQCLACSALLGYAPHLGLLSSLQPGPAGDTWVLDAKPEAGAFRRCANLDTPAACNWLLPAHLTDSLCVACKLNRTIPDLSIAENPERWRKVEIAKRRLVAQLLDLGLQVIPKGEDEQAGLAFDFIGVDLEGRAPVTGHANGLITLDIKEADDAHREKIRAQMHEPYRTLLGHFRHEVGHYYWDRLIANSPWLEAFRSLFGDERYSYAQALERHYQKGAPAGWQQSHVSAYATMHPWEDWAETWAHYLHMVDAVDTALGFGMSARDVDLDYQPFPLSSLYDPQHPGGPAFLAFVNAWIELAGMLNELSRSMGQPDFYPFILPPAVIAKLHFIHLVIQQEGGRADEVLFLD, encoded by the coding sequence ATGTACCGCTTCTTCGAGCAGCTCAGTTCCCGGATCGCCGCACCCTTCGTCGGCGACCGTTCACGTAATAGCAAACTCTGGTCCTGCCGCTGCGGGCAATCGCTGTTCTTTCGCAACAGCCAGTGCCTGGCCTGTTCGGCACTGCTTGGCTACGCACCACACCTGGGGCTGCTGTCTTCCCTGCAGCCCGGGCCGGCGGGCGATACCTGGGTGCTGGATGCCAAGCCCGAAGCCGGCGCCTTCAGGCGTTGCGCCAACCTCGATACCCCGGCAGCCTGCAACTGGCTGCTGCCGGCGCATCTGACCGACAGCCTGTGCGTGGCCTGCAAGCTCAATCGCACCATTCCCGACCTGTCCATAGCCGAGAACCCGGAGCGCTGGCGCAAGGTGGAAATTGCCAAGCGCCGGCTGGTAGCGCAATTGCTTGACCTGGGGTTGCAGGTGATCCCCAAGGGCGAAGATGAGCAGGCCGGGCTGGCCTTTGATTTCATCGGTGTCGATCTGGAGGGCAGGGCGCCGGTTACCGGGCATGCCAACGGCCTCATTACGCTGGATATCAAGGAAGCCGACGACGCCCACCGGGAAAAGATCCGGGCCCAGATGCATGAGCCTTACCGCACCCTGCTCGGGCATTTCCGTCACGAAGTGGGGCATTACTACTGGGACCGGTTGATAGCCAACAGCCCCTGGCTGGAAGCCTTTCGCAGCCTCTTCGGCGATGAACGCTACAGCTACGCGCAAGCTCTGGAGCGGCACTACCAGAAGGGCGCGCCGGCTGGCTGGCAGCAAAGCCATGTCAGCGCCTACGCCACCATGCACCCCTGGGAAGACTGGGCGGAGACCTGGGCTCACTACCTGCACATGGTGGACGCAGTGGACACCGCCTTGGGTTTCGGCATGAGCGCCCGGGACGTCGACCTCGACTACCAGCCGTTTCCCTTGAGCAGCCTCTATGATCCGCAGCATCCAGGCGGGCCGGCGTTCCTGGCTTTCGTCAACGCCTGGATCGAACTGGCGGGCATGCTCAACGAACTGTCCCGCAGCATGGGCCAACCGGATTTCTACCCCTTCATCCTGCCGCCCGCGGTGATTGCCAAATTGCATTTCATCCACCTGGTGATCCAGCAGGAAGGCGGCCGCGCCGACGAAGTCCTGTTCCTGGACTGA
- a CDS encoding GrpB family protein, translating to MALTSKISLYDDRWPAAFAGEKARIAKGFGCELMDIHHVGSTAVPGLAAKPEIDLLVVVAEQVDEAARNAFMATLGYVRGSNLSPGHHFYRRDVEGIRTHKVHVCVAGHEQVGRMLRFRDLLRQDSGIRQQYQDLKFRLEASNREGIGEYLAQKAPFIDALMGAQSS from the coding sequence ATGGCGCTAACCAGTAAGATCTCCCTCTATGACGATCGTTGGCCTGCGGCATTTGCAGGGGAGAAGGCGCGCATAGCCAAAGGCTTCGGTTGCGAGCTGATGGATATTCATCACGTGGGGAGCACTGCTGTTCCAGGATTGGCGGCCAAGCCGGAAATCGATCTGCTGGTGGTGGTCGCGGAGCAGGTGGATGAAGCCGCGCGCAATGCCTTCATGGCGACCCTGGGGTATGTCCGGGGTAGCAATCTGTCCCCCGGGCATCATTTTTACCGTCGCGATGTAGAGGGTATACGCACCCACAAGGTGCATGTCTGTGTCGCCGGTCATGAGCAGGTGGGGCGCATGCTGCGCTTTCGCGATCTGTTGCGTCAGGACAGCGGCATCCGCCAACAGTATCAGGATCTGAAGTTTCGGCTTGAGGCCAGCAATCGCGAGGGCATTGGCGAGTACCTTGCGCAGAAGGCCCCCTTTATCGACGCCCTGATGGGGGCTCAGTCATCGTGA
- a CDS encoding LysR family transcriptional regulator: MELTQLKMVKAVARTGSIARAAEQLHCVPSNITNRLKQLEGELGTELFTRVGRGLRISPAGEIFLGYSERILALVDEAKRAVDNQAEPSGLLRLGSIESCAGGRLPPLLAQYHKRYPKVSVELVTGTWSQLFEELLHQRIDGALVAIDSLPAKLQQTVLYHEPLVLISSGNSAPIRSASDLQHHNLFMWPPGCPYRRALENWLGRHGLNLPITGYASWGTIIGCVSVGAGVSLIPEGVLERYSQSANLSVQRFDDLLPVDNRFVWHKDVQHHGARDAFAQLLREQLGA, from the coding sequence ATGGAACTGACCCAACTGAAAATGGTGAAGGCCGTGGCCCGCACCGGCAGCATTGCCCGAGCGGCCGAGCAACTGCATTGCGTGCCGTCCAATATCACCAACCGCCTCAAGCAGCTGGAAGGCGAGCTGGGCACCGAGCTGTTTACCCGGGTCGGGCGCGGCCTGCGGATCAGCCCCGCCGGGGAAATCTTCCTCGGCTACAGTGAACGCATCCTGGCCCTGGTGGATGAAGCCAAACGTGCAGTGGACAACCAGGCCGAACCCAGCGGCCTGTTGCGCCTGGGCTCGATCGAGTCATGCGCCGGTGGGCGCCTGCCTCCCCTGCTGGCGCAATACCACAAGCGCTATCCGAAGGTGAGCGTGGAGCTGGTGACCGGAACCTGGTCGCAACTCTTTGAAGAGCTGCTGCACCAACGCATCGACGGCGCCCTGGTGGCCATCGACAGCCTGCCGGCCAAACTGCAACAGACCGTGCTCTACCACGAACCCCTGGTGCTGATCTCCAGCGGAAACAGCGCCCCTATCCGCAGCGCCAGCGACTTGCAGCACCACAACCTGTTCATGTGGCCGCCGGGCTGCCCCTATCGCCGCGCCCTGGAAAACTGGTTGGGCAGGCACGGTCTGAACCTGCCCATCACCGGCTATGCCAGCTGGGGCACCATCATCGGCTGCGTCAGCGTGGGGGCCGGGGTCTCGCTGATACCGGAAGGGGTGCTGGAGCGCTATTCGCAATCGGCCAACCTGAGCGTGCAGCGCTTCGACGACCTGCTACCGGTGGATAACCGTTTTGTCTGGCACAAGGATGTACAACACCATGGCGCCAGGGACGCCTTTGCGCAGTTGCTGAGGGAGCAGCTGGGGGCCTGA